A genome region from Longimicrobium sp. includes the following:
- a CDS encoding amino acid adenylation domain-containing protein, with product MSEVDTRAPAETPAVPPAGEGPAPSARRARVLSEGAGEGAGDGLSPAKRALREAMLRGAVRAAPAGIPRRAAGGDAPLSFAQERLWFLERLQPGLAAYNLPASRRFSGPLDPGALERAMGEIVRRHESLRTTFREVDGVPVQVVSPFGGFALPVDDLSALDGAEREAEVRRREAEQMGRPFDLTAGPLHRAALLRLGEREHALLFCLHHIVTDGWSMDVFFRELLVLYEAYRDGRDPGLPEPPIQYADYAVWQREQWRAEEARHLAYWRERLAGAPELLELPADHPRPPVASHRGAGVPVRLPAGVLERLRALATAQGATLYMVVLAAFQVLLSRHAGTRDVVVGTPLTGRPRRELEGLIGLFVNTLVLRTVFSGDPAFRQVVAQVREASLRDYEHQDVPFERLVAELRPERSLAHSTLFQVMYQMNDNSQPGAAGGGASLPRAPEGGLRLRGVDAERGTTKFDMTLALEAHPRGIDGVLEYATDLFERGTARRMAEHLERVLEQVAMDPDLPLSRLELMGPAERERVLEWNRTTARYPAGSCIHQLFQAQAEKTPAAVAVTFEGRSLAYAELDARANRLARHLVRRGVGPEVRVGLCLERGLETMVCILGVLKAGGAYVPLDPGYPAERMGFMLRDSGARVLLSQERLRERLPADAGVEVVYVDAEWERIEAESADPPESAVTSENLAYVIYTSGSTGRPKGVAMHHRGVANYIHWGARAYGAGRGSGAPVFSSMAVDLTVTNLLPLFAGQPVHFLAEDSPVEALAEALRRRPGFGLIKITPIHLGLLNTMLDPGELAGAAHTLVVGADFLTAEPTVPWQEHAPGVRLMNEYGPTETVVGCSAYVLPPGKHRAGPVPVGHPIQNITFYVLDEHLRLVPVGLPGELYIGGAGVARGYLGRPGLTADKFVPDPFAGEGARMYRTGDRARWQADGNLMILGRTDHQVKVRGYRVELGEVEAVLRRHDGVRECLVTMREDRPGDRRLVAYVVAGREAFDAAALRDHLRRSVPEYMVPAAFVRLDSMPHTATGKLDPRTLPAPEYGGGGAGADEPANYVEVQLIQLWEELLGVEGIGPTQSFFDLGGNSFLALRLFAQVNRRLECDLPVATLFAGATVRHMADAIRRQKRSAAGPAAPVVPLQPNGTLPPLFFVHSADRNVMGYVGLVRHLGADQPAWGLRDVGADMGRPLADIAAEHIRAMRTVQPRGPYYLCGWSFGGFVAFEMAAQLERQGETAAFVGLMDTMSPVLEQAWPRGGAAEMAVGVAAEEAKRNRRTFVMAPEALAGMEPDEQFRRVVDEMRAQGAAPPGFDAATLQAICQTLLDRYRSRAFYVPGSFSGTLTLFQAAEAPSGLDEFCARYTPEEARTLGWCRHAARPVEVFTVPGSHPTIASEPHVSVLARHMRESLAAARERADAAARIAAAAG from the coding sequence ATGAGTGAGGTCGATACCAGGGCCCCCGCCGAAACGCCCGCCGTGCCGCCCGCGGGCGAGGGACCGGCTCCTTCCGCGCGGAGGGCGAGGGTCCTCTCCGAGGGGGCGGGAGAGGGCGCGGGCGACGGGCTTTCGCCGGCCAAGCGGGCGCTGCGCGAGGCCATGCTGCGGGGGGCGGTCCGCGCCGCGCCCGCCGGGATCCCGCGCCGCGCTGCCGGCGGGGACGCCCCGCTCTCCTTCGCGCAGGAGCGCCTCTGGTTCCTGGAGCGGCTGCAGCCGGGGCTGGCCGCGTACAACCTCCCCGCGTCGCGGCGCTTTTCCGGGCCGCTCGACCCGGGGGCGCTGGAGCGCGCCATGGGCGAGATCGTCCGGCGGCACGAGTCGCTCCGCACCACCTTCCGCGAGGTCGACGGCGTCCCCGTGCAGGTGGTCTCCCCCTTCGGCGGCTTCGCGCTCCCGGTGGACGACCTCTCGGCGCTGGACGGGGCCGAGCGCGAGGCCGAGGTGCGGCGCCGCGAGGCCGAGCAGATGGGGCGGCCGTTCGACCTCACCGCGGGCCCGCTCCACCGCGCCGCGCTCCTGCGGCTGGGCGAGCGGGAGCACGCGCTCCTCTTCTGCCTCCACCACATCGTCACCGACGGGTGGAGCATGGACGTGTTCTTCCGCGAGCTCCTGGTGCTGTACGAGGCGTACCGCGACGGGCGCGACCCGGGGCTCCCCGAGCCGCCGATCCAGTACGCCGACTACGCCGTCTGGCAGCGCGAGCAGTGGCGGGCCGAGGAGGCGCGCCACCTGGCGTACTGGCGCGAGCGCCTGGCCGGGGCGCCGGAGCTGCTGGAGCTCCCGGCCGACCATCCGCGCCCGCCGGTGGCCTCGCACCGGGGCGCGGGGGTGCCCGTGCGCCTCCCCGCCGGCGTCCTCGAGCGGCTCCGCGCGCTGGCCACGGCCCAGGGCGCCACGCTGTACATGGTGGTGCTGGCCGCCTTCCAGGTGCTGCTGTCGCGCCACGCCGGGACCCGCGACGTGGTGGTGGGGACTCCGCTCACCGGGCGGCCGCGCAGGGAGCTGGAGGGGCTGATCGGGCTGTTCGTGAACACGCTGGTGCTGCGCACCGTCTTCTCCGGCGACCCCGCCTTCCGCCAGGTGGTGGCGCAGGTGCGCGAGGCGTCGCTGCGCGACTACGAGCACCAGGACGTCCCCTTCGAGCGGCTGGTGGCCGAGCTGCGGCCGGAGCGGAGCCTGGCCCACTCGACGCTCTTCCAGGTGATGTACCAGATGAACGACAACAGCCAGCCGGGCGCGGCGGGCGGGGGGGCGTCGCTCCCCCGTGCCCCGGAGGGCGGGCTCCGTTTGCGGGGCGTGGACGCGGAGCGCGGCACCACCAAGTTCGACATGACGCTGGCGCTGGAGGCGCACCCGCGCGGGATCGACGGGGTGCTGGAGTACGCCACCGACCTCTTCGAGCGCGGCACCGCGCGACGGATGGCCGAGCACCTGGAGCGGGTGCTGGAGCAGGTGGCCATGGACCCCGACCTCCCCCTCTCGCGGCTGGAGCTGATGGGCCCCGCCGAGCGGGAGCGCGTCCTGGAGTGGAACCGCACCACCGCCCGCTACCCCGCCGGGAGCTGCATCCACCAGCTCTTCCAGGCGCAGGCGGAGAAGACGCCCGCGGCCGTCGCGGTGACCTTCGAGGGCCGGTCGCTCGCCTACGCCGAGCTGGACGCGCGCGCCAACCGGCTGGCGCGCCACCTGGTCCGCCGGGGGGTGGGGCCCGAGGTGCGCGTGGGCCTCTGCCTGGAGCGCGGCCTGGAGACGATGGTCTGCATCCTGGGCGTGCTGAAGGCCGGCGGCGCCTATGTGCCGCTCGACCCCGGCTACCCCGCCGAGCGGATGGGCTTCATGCTCCGCGACTCGGGCGCCCGGGTGCTCCTCTCGCAGGAGCGGCTGCGCGAGCGGCTTCCGGCGGACGCCGGGGTCGAGGTCGTGTACGTGGACGCCGAGTGGGAGCGCATCGAGGCGGAGAGCGCCGATCCCCCGGAGAGCGCGGTCACCTCCGAGAACCTGGCGTACGTGATCTACACCTCGGGGAGCACGGGCCGCCCCAAGGGGGTGGCCATGCACCACCGGGGGGTGGCCAACTACATCCACTGGGGGGCGCGCGCCTACGGGGCCGGCCGGGGGAGCGGAGCGCCGGTCTTCTCGTCCATGGCGGTCGACCTGACCGTCACCAACCTCCTCCCCCTCTTTGCCGGGCAACCCGTCCACTTCCTGGCCGAGGACTCGCCCGTGGAGGCGCTCGCCGAGGCGCTGCGCCGCCGCCCGGGGTTCGGGCTGATCAAGATCACCCCCATCCACCTGGGGCTGCTCAACACGATGCTCGACCCCGGCGAGCTGGCGGGGGCCGCGCACACGCTGGTGGTGGGCGCCGACTTCCTCACCGCCGAGCCCACCGTCCCCTGGCAGGAGCACGCCCCCGGCGTGCGGCTGATGAACGAGTACGGCCCCACCGAGACGGTGGTCGGCTGCTCGGCGTACGTGCTTCCCCCGGGAAAGCACCGCGCCGGCCCCGTCCCGGTGGGGCACCCGATCCAGAACATCACCTTCTACGTCCTCGACGAGCACCTCCGGCTGGTCCCGGTGGGGCTCCCCGGCGAGCTCTACATCGGCGGCGCGGGGGTGGCGCGCGGGTACCTGGGGCGGCCGGGGCTCACCGCCGACAAGTTCGTCCCCGACCCGTTCGCCGGCGAGGGGGCGCGGATGTACCGCACCGGCGACCGCGCCCGCTGGCAGGCCGACGGCAACCTGATGATCCTGGGGCGCACCGACCACCAGGTGAAGGTCCGCGGCTACCGGGTGGAGCTGGGCGAGGTGGAGGCCGTGCTGCGGCGCCACGACGGCGTGCGCGAGTGCCTGGTGACGATGCGCGAGGACCGGCCGGGCGACCGGCGGCTGGTGGCGTACGTCGTCGCCGGCCGGGAGGCGTTCGACGCGGCGGCGCTGCGCGACCACCTGCGGCGGAGCGTCCCCGAGTACATGGTCCCCGCCGCCTTCGTGCGGCTGGACTCCATGCCTCACACCGCCACCGGGAAGCTGGACCCCCGCACCCTCCCGGCCCCCGAGTACGGCGGCGGCGGGGCCGGGGCGGACGAGCCCGCGAATTACGTGGAGGTGCAGCTGATCCAGCTCTGGGAGGAGCTGCTGGGCGTGGAGGGGATCGGGCCCACGCAGAGCTTCTTCGACCTGGGCGGGAACTCGTTCCTGGCGCTGCGCCTCTTCGCGCAGGTCAACCGCCGGCTCGAGTGCGACCTCCCGGTGGCCACCCTCTTCGCCGGGGCCACGGTGCGGCACATGGCCGACGCCATCCGCCGGCAGAAGCGCTCGGCGGCGGGGCCCGCCGCGCCGGTGGTCCCGCTGCAGCCCAACGGGACCCTCCCGCCGCTCTTCTTCGTCCACTCGGCCGACCGCAACGTGATGGGCTACGTGGGCCTGGTCCGCCACCTGGGCGCCGACCAGCCCGCCTGGGGCCTGCGCGACGTGGGCGCCGACATGGGGCGCCCGCTGGCCGACATCGCCGCCGAACACATCCGGGCCATGCGTACGGTGCAGCCGCGCGGGCCCTACTACCTGTGCGGCTGGTCGTTCGGCGGGTTCGTGGCGTTCGAGATGGCGGCGCAGCTGGAGCGCCAGGGCGAGACGGCGGCGTTCGTGGGGCTCATGGACACCATGTCGCCCGTCCTGGAGCAGGCGTGGCCGCGCGGCGGCGCGGCGGAGATGGCCGTGGGCGTGGCGGCCGAGGAGGCCAAGCGCAACCGCCGCACCTTCGTCATGGCCCCGGAGGCGCTGGCCGGGATGGAGCCCGACGAGCAGTTCCGCCGCGTGGTGGACGAGATGCGCGCCCAGGGCGCCGCGCCCCCCGGCTTCGACGCCGCGACGCTGCAGGCGATCTGCCAGACGCTGCTCGACCGCTACCGGAGCCGGGCCTTTTACGTCCCGGGGAGCTTCTCGGGGACGCTCACCCTCTTCCAGGCCGCCGAGGCCCCTTCCGGGCTCGACGAGTTCTGCGCCCGCTACACCCCCGAGGAGGCGCGCACCCTGGGGTGGTGCCGGCACGCCGCGCGCCCGGTGGAGGTGTTCACCGTCCCCGGCAGCCACCCGACGATCGCTTCCGAGCCGCACGTCTCCGTCCTCGCGCGGCACATGCGCGAATCGCTCGCCGCGGCGCGCGAGCGGGCGGACGCCGCCGCGCGGATCGCCGCCGCCGCCGGGTGA
- a CDS encoding beta-ketoacyl synthase N-terminal-like domain-containing protein has protein sequence MSGNALPAAGYGAAIAIVGMAGRFPGARDVDEFWSNLRGGVEGITFFTEEELRAAGVSPALLANPHYVRASGAVDGMELFDAAFFGFSPREAEVMDPQHRVFLETAWEALENAGHGPGTTTETVGVYAGSSASSYLGRHVGAHPEVVEAVGGFQLSLANSKDFVATRAAHKLNLCGPALNVQTGCSTGLVAVHLACQALAAGECDLAVAGGVSLHPAQREGYLYSPSGIGSPDGHCRAFDVHSAGTVGGFGVALVVLRRLADALADGDTIRAVVRGSAVNNDGAQKVGFTAPSVEGQAAVIEEALAVAGVPPETVGYVEGHGSGTDLGDPVEVAALAQAFGPAPRRQSCVLGSVKTSIGHLDAAAGAAGLIKTALAVEHGEIPPTLHFTAPNPRIDFASTPFYVSAELRPWPAGATPRRAGVSSFGIGGTNAHVVLEQAPPAPPRAPSRPWQLLTLSARTPAALEAATDRLAAHLRAHPEQALADVAWTLQAGRRAWEHRRALVARDPADAAAALEARAPDRLIGGEASGGARPVDFLFPGVGSHYPGMGRGLYDAVPAFRETVDRCAELLLPRLGVDLREVLYPAGAPAEEEGPVGVDLRAMLRRGAGAPDPAAERLNGTRLAQPALFVVEYALARLWMRWGARPRAMIGHSLGEYVAATVAGVWSLEDALMLVAERARLIEELPEGGMMGVALPDHEVRPLLRDGLCVGTLNGPGVTVVSGPPAALDALAAELAERGVVVRRLPARHAFHSAMMRPVAERLEALMRGVRLRPPAIPFVSNVTGEWIRASEATDPAYWARHLCETVRFADGVRTLAADRRAALLEVGPGHTLRALVAQLDCWDGDPPAVVATLRHDYERHPDLAHLLGAAGRLWAAGVAVDWAAVHDGERPRRVPLPTYPFERRRYWLEPRRAASPDAGASPASPAAGAPDAAGADPAEWLYLPTWTRAPLPPPAPGAAEPAAWLVLADGAGIGAALAGRLEALGHRVTVVRAGGELRREGDRGYTVRPGSADDLAALRQMLRAAGEDPRRVVLLWGIDPAGEGAADAFERAQARGYGTVAALAAAFAEGDGGPLDLLVVTESARDVAGGERVHPERATVAGACAALPRRHPGAACRTVDVHLREGSGGRLVEQLLAEATAGAQEPEAALRGPLRWARAWRPVRTPGGAAGAGPVGALLFTGSLARGAGELAAHLAGSSTPVALVVPPSFPGREAWDAHLASAPAGDPAAAAIRAARAGEAGGGRTLLFRAAADDAAALRAALDEAREAFGALRGVVHGLGAEDDAPDGEDGDGTAGLVRAARGLAALEEATAGSPPGLVLLWSSLPPAPDEAGGAAPAAACALADAWAERRAAEGDRWTSVAWDRWRVDGEPAGRGIDPGEGARAFERLFALAAEPRVAVSPRDPGAPPVGGLAPRAAPAPASAPAEAAFHPRPALDSDYHAPAGAAEEILVDAWRELLGIAEIGVHDDFFQLGGHSLLGMQLISRVRETFGVELPLRAIFHAPTVAGMAALIDEAILLKLEDMSEEEAMNLMGGSVA, from the coding sequence ATGAGCGGCAACGCCCTCCCGGCCGCCGGGTACGGCGCCGCCATCGCCATCGTCGGAATGGCGGGGCGCTTCCCCGGTGCGCGCGACGTGGACGAGTTCTGGAGCAACCTCCGCGGCGGGGTCGAGGGGATCACCTTCTTCACCGAGGAGGAGCTGCGGGCGGCCGGCGTCTCCCCGGCGCTCCTGGCCAACCCGCACTACGTGCGGGCGAGCGGGGCGGTGGACGGCATGGAGCTCTTCGACGCCGCCTTCTTCGGCTTCAGCCCGCGCGAGGCCGAGGTGATGGACCCGCAGCACCGCGTCTTCCTGGAGACCGCCTGGGAGGCGCTGGAGAACGCGGGGCACGGCCCCGGGACCACCACCGAGACGGTGGGGGTCTACGCGGGCTCGTCGGCCAGCTCCTACCTGGGGCGCCACGTGGGGGCCCACCCCGAGGTGGTCGAGGCGGTGGGCGGCTTTCAGCTGAGCCTGGCCAACAGCAAGGACTTCGTGGCCACCCGCGCCGCGCACAAGCTGAACCTGTGTGGCCCCGCGCTGAACGTGCAGACGGGGTGCTCCACCGGGCTGGTGGCCGTCCACCTGGCGTGCCAGGCGCTGGCGGCCGGCGAGTGCGACCTGGCGGTGGCGGGGGGCGTCTCCCTCCACCCCGCCCAGCGCGAGGGGTACCTCTACTCGCCCAGCGGGATCGGCTCGCCCGACGGGCACTGCCGCGCCTTCGACGTCCACTCGGCGGGGACGGTGGGGGGCTTCGGCGTCGCGCTGGTGGTCCTCCGCCGGCTCGCCGACGCGCTGGCCGACGGCGACACCATCCGCGCGGTGGTGCGCGGCTCCGCCGTCAACAACGACGGCGCGCAGAAGGTGGGCTTCACCGCCCCCAGCGTGGAGGGGCAGGCGGCGGTGATCGAGGAGGCGCTGGCCGTGGCCGGCGTGCCCCCGGAGACGGTGGGGTACGTGGAGGGGCACGGGAGCGGGACCGACCTGGGGGACCCGGTGGAGGTGGCCGCGCTGGCGCAGGCGTTCGGCCCCGCGCCGCGCCGGCAGTCGTGCGTCCTGGGCTCGGTGAAGACCAGCATCGGCCACCTGGACGCGGCCGCGGGGGCGGCGGGGCTGATCAAGACGGCGCTCGCCGTGGAGCACGGCGAGATCCCGCCCACGCTCCACTTCACCGCGCCCAACCCCCGCATCGACTTCGCCTCCACGCCGTTCTACGTGAGCGCCGAGCTGCGCCCCTGGCCCGCGGGCGCCACGCCGCGGCGCGCCGGCGTCTCGTCGTTCGGGATCGGCGGCACCAACGCCCACGTGGTGCTGGAACAGGCGCCGCCGGCTCCCCCGCGGGCTCCCTCGCGCCCGTGGCAGCTGCTGACGCTCTCGGCCCGCACCCCCGCCGCGCTGGAGGCGGCCACCGACCGCCTGGCGGCGCACCTGCGCGCCCACCCCGAGCAGGCGCTGGCCGACGTGGCGTGGACGCTCCAGGCGGGGCGGCGCGCCTGGGAGCACCGCCGCGCGCTGGTGGCCCGCGACCCGGCCGACGCCGCGGCCGCGCTGGAGGCGCGCGCCCCCGACCGCCTGATCGGCGGCGAGGCGTCCGGAGGGGCGCGGCCGGTGGACTTCCTCTTCCCCGGCGTGGGGAGCCACTACCCCGGGATGGGGCGCGGCCTGTACGACGCCGTCCCCGCGTTCCGCGAGACGGTGGACCGCTGCGCGGAGCTCCTCCTTCCGCGGCTGGGGGTGGACCTGCGCGAGGTGCTGTACCCCGCCGGCGCCCCGGCCGAGGAGGAGGGCCCCGTGGGGGTGGACCTGCGGGCGATGCTGCGCCGCGGCGCCGGCGCGCCCGACCCGGCCGCCGAGCGGCTGAACGGCACCCGCCTGGCCCAGCCGGCGCTCTTCGTCGTCGAGTACGCCCTGGCGCGGCTGTGGATGCGCTGGGGAGCGCGACCCCGGGCTATGATCGGCCACTCGCTGGGCGAGTACGTGGCCGCCACGGTGGCGGGCGTGTGGTCGCTGGAGGACGCGCTGATGCTGGTGGCCGAGCGCGCGCGCCTGATCGAGGAGCTCCCCGAGGGCGGGATGATGGGCGTGGCCCTCCCCGACCACGAGGTGCGCCCGCTCCTGCGCGACGGGCTCTGCGTGGGCACCCTGAACGGCCCGGGGGTCACCGTGGTCTCCGGCCCGCCGGCGGCGCTCGACGCGCTGGCGGCGGAGCTGGCGGAGCGCGGCGTGGTGGTCCGGCGCCTCCCCGCGCGGCACGCGTTCCATTCCGCCATGATGCGCCCGGTGGCCGAGCGGCTGGAGGCGCTGATGCGCGGCGTGCGCCTGCGCCCGCCCGCCATCCCCTTCGTCTCCAACGTCACCGGCGAGTGGATCCGCGCCTCCGAGGCCACCGACCCGGCGTACTGGGCGCGGCACCTCTGCGAGACGGTGCGCTTCGCCGACGGCGTGCGGACGCTGGCCGCCGACCGGCGGGCCGCGCTCCTGGAGGTGGGCCCGGGGCACACGCTGCGGGCGCTGGTCGCGCAGCTCGACTGCTGGGACGGCGACCCCCCGGCCGTGGTGGCCACGCTGCGCCACGACTACGAGCGACACCCCGACCTCGCCCACCTCCTGGGCGCGGCGGGGCGGCTCTGGGCGGCCGGCGTGGCCGTGGACTGGGCCGCCGTGCACGACGGCGAGCGGCCGCGGCGCGTCCCGCTCCCCACCTACCCGTTCGAGCGCAGGCGCTACTGGCTGGAGCCGCGCCGCGCGGCCTCTCCGGACGCCGGGGCGTCCCCGGCTTCCCCGGCCGCGGGTGCGCCGGACGCCGCGGGGGCCGACCCGGCGGAGTGGCTCTACCTCCCCACCTGGACGCGGGCCCCGCTCCCGCCGCCGGCCCCCGGGGCCGCCGAGCCCGCGGCGTGGCTGGTCCTGGCCGACGGGGCCGGGATCGGCGCCGCGCTGGCCGGCCGGCTGGAGGCGCTGGGCCACCGCGTGACCGTCGTCCGGGCGGGCGGCGAGCTCCGCCGGGAGGGCGACCGTGGCTACACCGTGCGGCCCGGCTCGGCCGACGACCTGGCCGCCCTCCGCCAGATGCTGCGCGCGGCCGGAGAGGACCCGCGCCGCGTCGTCCTCCTCTGGGGGATCGATCCCGCGGGCGAAGGCGCCGCCGACGCCTTCGAGCGGGCGCAGGCGCGCGGCTACGGCACCGTGGCCGCCCTGGCCGCCGCCTTCGCGGAGGGCGACGGCGGGCCGCTGGACCTCCTGGTGGTCACCGAGAGCGCGCGGGACGTGGCCGGGGGCGAGCGCGTCCACCCCGAGCGGGCCACCGTCGCGGGCGCCTGCGCGGCGCTCCCGCGCCGGCACCCCGGCGCCGCGTGCCGCACGGTGGACGTCCACCTCCGCGAGGGAAGCGGCGGACGGCTGGTGGAGCAGCTGCTGGCCGAGGCCACGGCCGGGGCCCAGGAGCCGGAGGCGGCGCTCCGCGGGCCGCTGCGGTGGGCCCGCGCCTGGCGGCCGGTGCGCACCCCGGGGGGTGCCGCCGGGGCGGGTCCCGTCGGCGCGCTCCTCTTCACCGGGTCGCTGGCGCGCGGGGCGGGCGAGCTCGCCGCGCACCTGGCGGGCTCGTCCACCCCGGTCGCCCTGGTGGTCCCGCCCTCCTTCCCCGGCCGCGAGGCGTGGGACGCGCACCTGGCCTCCGCCCCGGCGGGCGACCCTGCCGCCGCGGCGATCCGCGCGGCGCGGGCCGGCGAGGCGGGCGGCGGCCGGACGCTCCTCTTCCGCGCCGCGGCCGACGACGCCGCGGCGCTGCGGGCCGCCCTGGACGAGGCCCGGGAGGCGTTCGGCGCGCTGCGCGGCGTGGTGCACGGCCTCGGAGCGGAGGACGACGCGCCGGACGGAGAGGACGGGGACGGGACGGCGGGGCTGGTCCGGGCGGCGCGCGGGCTGGCGGCGCTGGAGGAGGCCACGGCCGGGTCGCCGCCCGGGCTGGTTCTCCTCTGGAGCTCCCTCCCGCCGGCGCCGGACGAGGCCGGGGGCGCGGCGCCCGCGGCGGCGTGCGCGCTGGCCGACGCCTGGGCCGAGCGCCGCGCGGCGGAGGGCGACCGCTGGACCAGCGTGGCCTGGGACCGCTGGAGGGTGGACGGGGAGCCGGCGGGGCGGGGGATCGACCCCGGCGAGGGCGCGCGCGCCTTCGAGCGCCTCTTCGCCCTCGCCGCCGAGCCGCGGGTGGCCGTTTCGCCCCGCGACCCCGGCGCGCCGCCGGTGGGCGGCCTTGCCCCGCGCGCCGCCCCGGCGCCCGCCTCCGCTCCGGCGGAGGCCGCGTTCCACCCGCGCCCCGCGCTCGACAGCGACTACCACGCCCCCGCCGGCGCGGCCGAGGAGATCCTGGTGGACGCCTGGCGCGAGCTGCTCGGGATCGCCGAGATCGGGGTGCACGACGATTTCTTCCAGCTGGGCGGGCACTCGCTGCTGGGGATGCAGCTGATCTCCCGGGTGCGCGAGACGTTCGGAGTGGAGCTGCCGCTGCGCGCCATCTTCCATGCCCCCACCGTGGCGGGGATGGCGGCGCTGATCGACGAAGCGATCCTCCTGAAGCTGGAGGACATGAGCGAAGAGGAAGCCATGAACCTGATGGGAGGATCCGTCGCATGA